The Novosphingobium sp. Gsoil 351 genome contains the following window.
GGGGCGCGTCCTTTTACCCGAGAAGGAGATTGTCTCACTCGCCGACTATCGCCTGCGTCACGCCAACTACCGCGCCGATCCGGACCTGCAGCGCCTTTTCCAGCTCCAGCCCTGGATCATGGTGTGGGACGACCACGAGACCGCCAACGATAGCTGGAAGGACGGGGCAGAGAACCACCAACCCGCCACCGAAGGCCCGTGGCCGCTGCGCGAGGCGGCGGCGATGCGCGCCTACCACGAATGGCTACCGGTTTCCGACGAGACTTGGGCAGCCTACGAAATCGGAGAGCTGGCGACGCTATTCCGGCTCGAAACCCGGCTAACCGCGCGCGACGAGCAATTCGATCTCTCGGCGATCGAGCGGGGCAGCGATGCCGAAATCGCCGCCGCGCTGGCAAAGTTCCGCGACGGCGAATGGCGCGATTCCGCGCGAACGCTGATGGGGGCCAAGCAGGAAGCTTGGCTGGCGGATGGACTCAGGGAATCCCGCCGCGCTGGAAAGCCATGGCAGGTGCTTGCCCAGCAGATTGTGATGGGCAAACTGCTGCTGCCCACAAATGTTGCCGATGGGATGCGCCCCGACAGTCGCGAGGAGCTTCGCAGCCGGATCCTCGGCAGGATCGCCGCGACCAAAGCCGGTCTGCCGTTCAACATGGATGCCTGGGACGGATATCCCGCCGCGCGCGAGCGGCTTCTCGCCAGCGCCCGCGCCGCCGACGCCAATCTGGTGGTGTTGTCGGGCGACAGCCATAACGCCTGGGCCAACGACCTCGCATTGGGCAAGGCGGCGGCGGGGGTAGAGTTCGCTGGAACGAGCGTGACTTCGCCCGGCGCTGAAGGCTCACTGCCGTGGATGAACCCCGATCGGCTAGCGTCCGACCTCGTCGCGCTCAACCCCGGCCTCAAGTGGTGCGATACCGCGCAACGCGGCTACATGGCGATCGAACTGACCCCGGCGCGCAGCACATGCGAATGGCGCTTCATCGACACCGTGCATCAGCGTTCGACCAAGCTTGCTCCGAGCCATACGATGAGTGTGGAGGCAGGTCGCAATCGCTTCGCCTGATCGCCTCCATCGACAATTAACCGTCGCGTGGCTATATCGCAGCCCATGGACCGCCGCCGCACCCTGACTGCAGCCACCACTATCCCCACCCGGGGGCGATCGGTCGCGCGCTAGGCGCCGCCGTCGCCGCCCGGGGTTTCGGGCGGGCGGCATCTCCACTCGAAACGTCAAGCATTCCGCGA
Protein-coding sequences here:
- a CDS encoding alkaline phosphatase, yielding MATPLPLLPPAFDRRAFVRAGIVGIGLLALPGMALAAGVDDFTHGVASGEPGADRVLLWTRYVGTGDDAVLRFEVADSLDFAKPVTGGEVRALADRDWCAKVVATGLQPGRWYYYRFVEPGGAISPVGRTRTLPVGKVDRFRMAVFSCSNLGFGWFNAYAHAAEDGAFDAVVHLGDYYYEYQKGEYPGLDQIVPGRVLLPEKEIVSLADYRLRHANYRADPDLQRLFQLQPWIMVWDDHETANDSWKDGAENHQPATEGPWPLREAAAMRAYHEWLPVSDETWAAYEIGELATLFRLETRLTARDEQFDLSAIERGSDAEIAAALAKFRDGEWRDSARTLMGAKQEAWLADGLRESRRAGKPWQVLAQQIVMGKLLLPTNVADGMRPDSREELRSRILGRIAATKAGLPFNMDAWDGYPAARERLLASARAADANLVVLSGDSHNAWANDLALGKAAAGVEFAGTSVTSPGAEGSLPWMNPDRLASDLVALNPGLKWCDTAQRGYMAIELTPARSTCEWRFIDTVHQRSTKLAPSHTMSVEAGRNRFA